The sequence GATGTTGCAATTCTGCTACTCCATCATTATTTGTTCTAGTATAGTCATTTCAAACTTGAATCGTCTCAGTGCCAGATGAATACTTTGGCTAGTATGGTATATTTATGTCGCTTTAGGTTTTGTGTCTAACTAAGAGCTACCTTAAGCTTATCTTAATTGCTTTGCATCTTCTATGTGGCTTCTGTTATATCTAAATTACCTTTTCTTCAcattagaatctttaattttagGTCTCAGACAACATCACTTAATTCACCAAAATCTATTTGGCTATTAGTGATTGTATTTTCTTTGCATCATCTCACTTGTTAACATTGTTTGAGTCACTATTGGGGTGAATATCTTACTATCTGATGATCTAATTTATCTActaaattttgtgaatttctTCAGGTTTTGGGGACACATAGTAATGGCTTATGCGTTTACCTTTTGGACTTGCTATGTTTTGCTAAAGGAGTATGGGAAGGTTGCAACAATGAGACTTGGCTTTCTTGCAGCAGAAAAGCGTCGTCCTGATCAATTTACGGTAAAATGGTTTTTTCATCCTTCATTTTTAAGGAAATTATTTAACTATAACTTGTTCATCTTTACAAAGAAGCAATGAATTCTGATTTGATGATTTTATATGTTGGAGGTGGTATTATACTTGGTAGATTTCAGTTGCATATTTAACAgttttttgcattttcttttattacaaCAGAGCAATCCGATTCTTGTGCATCTTTATACTTAGACAAATTCAAGAAATTTGCTGCAATTGGATTGAATTGTCATACTCTAGTGATTAGCATCATACATGTTTTtacttacaaaaatatattacactCAGGTGCTTGTTAGAAATATTCCACCAGACCCTGATGAATCTGTGAGTGAACTTGTTGAGCACTTCTTTCTAGTCAATCATCCAGATCACTATCTGACTCACCAGGTTGGTTCCTCCTGTTTTCACTTACACTTCTCAAACGGTACATTCATTTATTATCTTACTGATTTTGATATTATGCATTAAATGGTTCTTCCTAAGTTTCACCCTGTCCTACAAGGTTTCGACATCTTATGACCTGAAGTCGCTTTGTTACTGCATTTCACCATGTTAATTGAATTCAAGTTTACACTTTGAATTGAGTATACATATACTTTATTAATTAGATGTTAAATGAAAATTGGCATGTTtggttttagaaaatgttttttttttcatttcttgttttcactagtaattacaaaaaatcactttccactttgttttatattttcaattatatggGAAATAGTGAAAGCAACAAAGTGTAAACAAggtggtatttttgtaattattgacATAAACAGTATAGTGTTGTTCTTAAGACggatcatagtttttttttgcatacaaattttgaaaacttTCAGAATTAtcgttgtattttttattttttatggtagaaGTAGTTTGTATCAGTCTATTTATTTAACGTTTATGCAGGTTGTTTATGATGCCAACAAACTTGCTAAGTTGgttgaaaagaagaagaagtttaaaAATTGGCTTGTCTACTATCAAAATAAGCTTGAAAGAACTTCAAAAAGACCTGAAATAAAGGTATTTAAATATAAGTTGATATTCCCTCCGAAATTTATCATAACAATCTAGGTTTTACTTGAGCTTTCCCTATTGTATGTTTTTACCAGACTGGTTTCCTTGGTCTTTGGGGAAAGAAAGTGGATGCTATTGATCATCACATCACTGAAATTGACAAGTTGTCAAAAGAAGTAAGTgtcatattcatatattttgttttctttcagaAATTTTATCACATCACACATgctattaatttcttaaaatataatttttcatgctaatattaatataatgacaaacttaagaaaattattcttacATGGGAATCTGACTTGAATTTTGCATACTTCATTTAAGGCTAGGATTTCCCAAACATCCTTCTAGAGTGCTAGTTTCTTTACTTTATCGCATGTGCATGAGTGTTATTCTGCTATCATCAAGAAGTTAATTTCTCATGTAGCAGCTTTTCTTTATCTATCATTtagattgaaacaaaaaattttcTGAATGCTCGCTAGAACTTGTCCTAATCAAGTTTGGACTACAACAAATGATGAAGGAACCTGGTTAATTCAATTTCACTTGGGCCAATATCAGCATAATAGGTCCTTTGTAAATAGCCATATTGTGATTTCattgcttttgttttctttctttaagaATTATCTTGATGGTCAGAGGTGATTTTGCAGATTGTTGAGGAGAGGGAAAATGTCACAAATGATCCCAAGGCCATCATGCCCGCTgcatttgtttcatttaaaacAAGATGGGCTGCTGCTGTTTGTGCACAAACTCAGCAAACCAGAAATCCAACACTTTGGTTGACCGAATGGGCTCCAGAGCCACGAGATGTATATTGGCGAAACTTGCCAATTCCATATGTTTCCCTCACTGTCAGGAGGTTAATCATAGCAGTGACATTCTTTTTTCtcactttcttttttatgatCCCCATTGCATTTGTTCAAACTCTGGCAAGTCTTGATGGAATCCAGAAAGCAGCACCATGGCTGAAGCCACTTGTTGACATGTAAGCCTGATCTCATGATTGGAACTCTCAAGATATAATTTCATTTGCATCACTGGAGATACTCATTCAAACATATTTCATTCTGCAGCCCTTTCATTAAGTCCTTCATTCAAGGTTTTCTGCCCGGTATCGTGTTGAAGCTATTCCTCATCTTCTTGCCAACAATATTGATGATCATGTCTAAATTTGAAGGCTTTGGATCTATATCTTCTCTGGAGAGAAGATCAGCTTCTAGATATTATCTTttcaattttgtgaatatattcCTTGGGAACATACTTACTGGAACAGCATTTCAACAGCTGAGCTCTTTCATTCACCAACCAGCCGACCAGTAAGTCATTCAACATAGAGAACttggttttttcttctttgtaattatttactttGTAAATTGGCATTATTATATTTCCTGTGACCTGTGTTTTGGGTGCAATTTAGTAACCATGTGCTAGTTCTCAACATATTATGTCACGTGAAAATGTCATTAATTCTGGATTCACTtctactattaaaaaataatggtcttatactctactatgaaataTTCCTTTTaatcaacaatatttttaacattattgaTCAAGAATTTGTCTTTAATTTATGCAATGCTGATAAAATTAAGCACTCTTGTAATACTTTTGGCAGATATCCTGTAACAATTGGCACTGCTATTCCTTTAAAAGCAAGTTTTTTCATTACTTATATAATGGTTGATGGATGGGCCAGTATAGCTGCAGAGGTTTTGATGTTGAAACCGCTAATTGTttatcacttgaagaatttcttcTTGGTGAAAACTGAAAAGGACAGGGAAGAGGCCATGGATCCTGGGAGTATTGGTTTCAACACTGGAGAACCTCGTATACAATTGTACTTTTTGTTGGGTCTAGTATATGCTGCAGTGACACCTGCTGTTCTTCCTTTCATAACAGTTTTCTTTGGCCTGGCCTATCTTGTGTTCCGTCATCAGGTACAGAgatgttaaatttatatatgcacGTTTACGATTCTGGTGCCATTAATCATTcattaaaaaatgcacacaacACAGTTAACACCATAATGGCTTATACATTAATCCCTATTATACATTAGCACCGTAGTGGTTTATACATGAGATGAAGACCCTGTACCTTCTAATTGTTTTCCAAATGCAGATCATTAACGTATATAATCAGGAGTATGAGAGTGGTGCAGCATTCTGGCCTGATGTCCATTTCCGTATCGTGATGGCACTGATTGTCTCACAGATAGTTTTGATGGGACTCCTCACCACCAAGAAAGCTGCTTCATCAACTCCTTTTCTCATTGTGCTCCCAATACTAACCATATGGTTCCATAGGTACTGCAAAGGCCGTTTTGAATCTGCATTTGTTAAATTTCCCTTACAGGTATGTCAATTTGTCTTTTGTGATTAGTAATTCTTTGAACAGTTTGCATTGATGGTAGAGTCCCAGTTTCTGTTTTTGGCTGTTTATTAGTTAGATATAATTGAAACCGTCAATATATCAGTTTTGTTCTATAACATGTACTCTTGCCAATTTACTATGTATGGTGTCATGACAAAGGTTTAGATACATTAAAATGTTGTGCATGTTATATGGTGAATTGGCTGTACTTCATGTATCATCCCTTTAGTTTAATCTGAATCTAAAGAATAGATTTGAGCACAATGCTAAGTATCATGTAAATCAATTTGGACTTGGTATACAGGTTTCCTTTTTCATGGAATTTTGATGTTGCCTTTCCAAACTGTTTATGCAGGAAGCAATGATGAAAGATACATTAGAACGGGCAACAGAACCTAACCTGAACTTGAAAGGTTATCTTCAGAATGCCTATGTTCACCCAGTTTTTAAGGACAGCATGGATGACGATGATGACGAGGAAGATAGACTCAGTATAGACTTGGAAACTGAAAGTGTGACTGTGCGCACAAAACGCCAATCACGAAGGAATACACCATTGCCAAGCAAAAATAATGATGCATCATCTCCTTCTCTGTCTGATGGTATTGGAAATCATCCAGAGCCTTAAGGCAAAATGAGATAACTGTACATTCGAATTTAGGTCAGTATTTTCTCAACAGACTAGGATGATGTGCAAGTGCAAATATAGTAAGTTGCATCACTTGACAAAGTTGAGGAAGATGGGCTATCTCTTGTAGTGACTTCTGCTGAAGCAATTGTTTTGAAGTTTTTTCCAGGCCGATGTAATCGCTACATGTAGACTATCTGGAAGATATTTTTGTAATGCTTAGGATTTTGTTGAATACTAGTGAATTTGCTTCCTTATTAGATGAACAGAACAGGTTGTCTTTTAAGACCTGTACATTATATTGCAAGTTACATAgattatatacatatacattatATTACACTTGGGAATATTGAAAGTTACCTGAAAACTGATTGTAGATGGATTAAGCTCTACCTTATCTGCCATTGTGAATGTTGAAGGAAAAAAGAACAGAATAGGCATCAGTTGGAGAAAAAGTAGTAGTATTGTTGCATTTGTTCTTatggtttcttttctttcttgcccCAATAGGTTCAAGGAACCATGCTGAAGGTGGTTTTATTGGAATTGATGTTGTTGCTTGTTGACTCATTGGCAAATGTATCAAGTTGTCAAGTCGTATTCGATAAGTCAGAGTATCGTTCCCTCGGAGACTAGTTTAATACTtggaaaattttgtaattttttaccaTCTAAACTAAGAAATGAAACAATAAGAACATGAACTTAGCATTCAACAACAaggataaaacaaaacaaagctaTAAACTTGAAGTGTTTTTGGGTTTTTAGCAAGGTTTTTAAAATCGGACCGGTGAAGGTACAAATTCAAGGTTCAATGGTTCAATCATGGTTGagatgtttttatattttttaatattacataatattttaagtaatacAAAATTTAGACTTGTAAAAAATTAGGACCTAAAGAATTATAAATTagtataaatgattaaattatatgttttattgataaaaattaataatagcaaacaaaataattgatacatattttaaatattcaaattatgtatttttatttatctttaaaaaacatattaaataaaaaattaaaaaaattaagaataccAGTTCGATACTGATTCTCTATGCCGGTTCAACTCTGATTTTGGGCCGATTACCAATTCTAAAATATCCTACTTTTTAAGAGTGTCCGGATCGGTGACTAGGGCAGTTTTTGGTTGGACTAGTTGAACCAAACggtttggttttcaaaacatCGGTTTTTAGATAAAAACACAATACAATGGTATGGAAATCAAATAGCGAAGGTTGTTAGGGTTAAAGTCTCTcttaaataaagaacaaaatccaactTGAGATTCAATGTTAATATCGCTCATTGATCAAAAgtggtattttaatttatttatttatagtgactaatgttagttgttaattgttagttttttgttaATAGAGGGAATCAAACCCACGACCTTTCCCTCCCTTCCTTCTCCTTTTAAACCAACCTTATAACTCTTAGTATTCTAATCCTTAATTCCTTAGGTAAAAATGATCTTAAGTTCTTCCATTAAATGCCAATCCTTTTAACCCAGTGACCCATCACCTTGACAGAGTCGAtcattgattcaattttttaatctgCACGTCAGAGATGTGGTGCGAAGCTCAGCGAGCACGAACTCCCTCTACTCCTCGTTGTGATGACAACGATGAACTTGTGAGTCATTCTCCAAAGGCATTATATTCAGGTCCAACTCCTAGTGCATGACCCTCTCGCTATTCAATTATTTCAAGTCCATCTCCCTCTTCATTATTCTCATTGATGGCACCCCAATGCTTTTGCACTCTAACTCCATTGGAGCAAAACTTTTAAGAGGTTTGCTTTGTTGGACACAGAGATTAACATAAGGCTTTTTGCGGATTCTTCTCTCCATCTCTTCATAATGGCTACCATGTTGGATGTGATTGTGTTATGTTGGGAATGAGATGGGTTAGTGAGGAACACTTCAAACCAACACCATGTATTTATTGTCAATGAAACAAAGATAAattgaaagataaaataaggctaaaatatgtttttagtccccCAATTGTATTGGAGGTTTTGGTTTTTAGTCCTCCAACTTTTGTTTGGCCGTTCTTTGTCCTTAAAGTATTCATCCCCACTGTTTGGGAGCTTTGTTAAGTGATGACCCGTTTGAGGTGGTGAATTAGTGGATGCCAcatgtaaaattataaaatagaaattttatttattttcacttatTGACACGTACGCACCATCCACTCTTCTCATTCCTCCACCCCAAGCGCCACTTTGAGTCTCGGTGTTGTCTTCACCTTATTCACCATTGTCGAATTCAACAACTAGTACAACGTCGGTGTTGATGCACACTTTTGATCCAAACTCCGACAAGCCTCGACAAGCATTCATATGTTGTTTAAGAGAGATATGATTCTAGAAAATGTGAATTTGAGTCGTCGAATGGATGGGGAATGTCCTCAATTAGGTGCATTGGCATGACAGTTTGGCTCTCCATCACTACCAATGAAAATGTGTCATTGGGGAACCAAAAGCGCTGACTATAGTCctcaaaaaaatgtaaaaaacaaaatgaaaaaaaaacatttttttgcaaCATGAATTTTGTTCCAAGTTGATTTCTCctttaatttttctcaaaatccAAGCAAAAtcataattgttttcttttattttattctttgtgAAATTCTAGCAGGTTTTAAGAGTTCTCCTATTTTCTCGGTATAGATATTTATGATCTGGTTTAGTAATTGATCAATGTTACTACCCCActtgttttagaaaatttagaTATGTAAAAAGTGTGCCTTTGCAACGTGCGAGCTTGCTAGAGAGAGAAAAGTGGGTGAGAGTGAGAGAGGGATGAAGAACATGttcttgaaataaaataaataaaaacatttagttttagttttggtTTGATAATTTTGCAATGCCTAACATGTTTAATAGATAAGGCATTTGCATTGAATGTTTTGGACTAGGCATGCGTGTGATATAGTATAAGTCTTTTTCATGATTAATGTTGATCAAATATGAAGTATTCTAGTTCTCTAAATTTCCTAAGAACTTACTTCTACTTGAAATTTGGCTAGAAGCATTGAATTAATCGATTGCCTACTTTGGTAATCGAGAGCCCAAGCTTGTTTTAGAAGAAGGAAGGATTTGTAGCTTAGGATAATTGATTACTTCATTTGATAAGTGATTACCCAACACCTAGAAACAAAGAAAAGCTCTTTGTGTGattctataatcgattactacacATGATAATCGATTATTTAGACAATACAAAAGAAATAGAGATACTCATACTGAAATGAATTAATCGATTACCCCTTTCTGATAATCAATTATCCAGTTTTTGGAAATGTAGAATAaaggagattgtagaagcaagcttcatgatgatgaatcaagtatgattcaagaagttttgatgatgacaaaaagcccaaaagaatgatgtcAAGATTGAGttaacaagttcaagatcaagattaaagagaagacatcaagaagaatcaagattcaagagaagatgaattcaagattcaagagaagaaaccaagaggcaacaagtcaagacttcacaagggaagtattgaaaaaagatttttcaaaaaccaaacatagcatagttttgttttacaagaaaagttttctcaaatttttctaagttaccagagtatttactctctggtaatcgattaccagtgatagattttgatttcaaaaagttttaactgaatttgcaacgttccaaatgttttctaaatggtgtaatcaattacaatatattggtaatcgattaccagtgtatctgaacgttgaaattcaaattcaattgtgaagagtcacatcttttcataaaatgctttgtataatcgattacatgtttatgataatcaattaccagtgacaagttttgaataaaaagtcaagagatgtaactcttccaatggttttctcaaggttataactcttccaatggttttcttaaccagacatgaagagtctataaaagcaagaccttgacttgcattttatgTACTTGATATAACTTTTGAATAACTTCTTGAACATcttttgagaaatcttgaaacctttcctattcttcttccttttccaaaaagctttctaagttttctgttttccaaaccttgttcttctacagaaaacaaaagtgtgctatatcttttcattctcttctccctttgccaaaaagaattcaacaaggactaatcgcctgaattctttttgtgtctctcttctcccttttccaaaagaacaaaggactagccacctgaattcttttgtgtctccctccTCCCTTTTCAAGAGAATTCAAaaggacacagtctgagaattcttttgattcttctctttcccttaaacaaaagatttcaaaggactaaccgcctgagatatcttttgttttcccctttacaaagattcaaaggactaaccgcctgagaattctttgtcttaacacattggaggatacatcctttgtggtacaagtacaGGGTACATCTACTCGGGTTGTTgcaactgagaacaagagagggtacatctcttgtggatcagttcaagtggagggtacatccacttggttgttcaaagagaacaagagagggtgcatcccttgtggatctttgcttgtaaaggtttttacaaggttgaaagaaatctcaaggaccgtaagTTGCTTGgagattggatgtaggcacgattgttaccgaactagtataaaattcttgtgtttgtcttcttcttccttacacttttaatttccactgtgcacttttaattatcgcttttacttttggttaagtttcaattactgttctttactttcttaacttggtagtaaaaacctaattaaatctagtaacattaagaaggataagttttaattagtcaaagtaca comes from Glycine soja cultivar W05 chromosome 20, ASM419377v2, whole genome shotgun sequence and encodes:
- the LOC114403112 gene encoding calcium permeable stress-gated cation channel 1-like — protein: MTTLSDIGVAAAINISTALLFFVAFAILRLQPWNDRVYFPKWYLKGLRTDPVHGRALVSKFINLDWRAYLSFLNWMPEALRMPEPELIDHAGLDSVVYLRIYLIGLKIFIPIAFLAWIVLVPVNWTSTGLEGSQIKNITSSNIDKLSVSNVHRGSERFWGHIVMAYAFTFWTCYVLLKEYGKVATMRLGFLAAEKRRPDQFTVLVRNIPPDPDESVSELVEHFFLVNHPDHYLTHQVVYDANKLAKLVEKKKKFKNWLVYYQNKLERTSKRPEIKTGFLGLWGKKVDAIDHHITEIDKLSKEIVEERENVTNDPKAIMPAAFVSFKTRWAAAVCAQTQQTRNPTLWLTEWAPEPRDVYWRNLPIPYVSLTVRRLIIAVTFFFLTFFFMIPIAFVQTLASLDGIQKAAPWLKPLVDIPFIKSFIQGFLPGIVLKLFLIFLPTILMIMSKFEGFGSISSLERRSASRYYLFNFVNIFLGNILTGTAFQQLSSFIHQPADQYPVTIGTAIPLKASFFITYIMVDGWASIAAEVLMLKPLIVYHLKNFFLVKTEKDREEAMDPGSIGFNTGEPRIQLYFLLGLVYAAVTPAVLPFITVFFGLAYLVFRHQIINVYNQEYESGAAFWPDVHFRIVMALIVSQIVLMGLLTTKKAASSTPFLIVLPILTIWFHRYCKGRFESAFVKFPLQEAMMKDTLERATEPNLNLKGYLQNAYVHPVFKDSMDDDDDEEDRLSIDLETESVTVRTKRQSRRNTPLPSKNNDASSPSLSDGIGNHPEP